The following are encoded together in the Corynebacterium jeikeium genome:
- the prpD gene encoding 2-methylcitrate dehydratase PrpD encodes MINHDVRVHPSADDFPQEEHLAWKVAQVAADPVEVPQDTADMVVNRIIDNAAVAAASLVRRPVTSARTQALGHSGPSAVFGTDATVSPEWAAWANGVAVRELDFHDTFLAAEYSHPGDNIPPILAVAQARGLGGRDLIRGIATGYEIQVDLVKGISLHKHKIDHVAHLGPSAAAGIGTLLRLDPQVIYQAVGQALHTTTATRQSRKGLISSWKAHAPAFAGKMAVEAVDRAMRGEGAPAPIWEGEDGVIAWLLDGPDAHYVVPLPEAGEPKRAILDTYTKEHSAEYQSQAPIDLARRMRDKIGDLSQVESIVLHTSHHTHYVIGTGSNDPQKFDPKASRETLDHSVMYIFAVALEDGEWHHERSYAPERAQRPETVELWHKISTVEDPEWTRRYHSTDPAEKAFGCKAVVTLRDGTEIVDELAVADAHPLGARPFGRADYINKFRTLAEGVVDEAEQDRFLAVAEATADLAPGELGQLNLVVSDDVLARAPQIPGGIF; translated from the coding sequence ATGATTAACCACGACGTTCGCGTCCACCCCTCGGCCGACGACTTTCCGCAGGAAGAGCACCTCGCATGGAAGGTCGCGCAGGTCGCCGCCGACCCGGTCGAGGTGCCGCAAGATACCGCGGACATGGTGGTCAACCGAATTATCGACAATGCGGCCGTCGCTGCTGCCTCCCTTGTGCGCCGGCCCGTCACTTCGGCGCGCACCCAGGCGCTGGGCCATTCCGGTCCCAGCGCCGTTTTTGGTACTGACGCCACCGTCTCCCCCGAATGGGCCGCCTGGGCCAACGGCGTAGCGGTGCGCGAGCTGGACTTTCACGACACTTTCCTGGCCGCCGAGTACTCCCACCCAGGTGACAACATTCCCCCGATCCTGGCCGTAGCGCAGGCGCGCGGGCTGGGCGGGCGCGACCTGATCCGTGGCATCGCCACCGGCTACGAGATCCAGGTGGACTTGGTCAAGGGCATCTCCCTGCACAAGCACAAGATCGACCACGTTGCACACCTGGGGCCGTCCGCGGCCGCAGGTATCGGCACGCTGCTGCGCCTGGACCCGCAGGTGATTTACCAGGCCGTCGGCCAAGCGCTGCACACCACCACGGCCACGCGCCAGTCCCGCAAGGGGCTCATCAGCTCGTGGAAGGCCCATGCACCCGCATTCGCCGGGAAGATGGCAGTGGAGGCCGTGGACCGCGCCATGCGCGGCGAGGGCGCCCCGGCCCCGATCTGGGAGGGCGAGGATGGCGTGATCGCCTGGCTGCTGGATGGCCCGGACGCTCATTACGTCGTACCCCTTCCGGAGGCGGGGGAGCCGAAGCGGGCGATCCTGGATACCTACACCAAGGAGCACTCCGCGGAGTACCAGTCCCAGGCGCCGATCGACCTGGCCCGCCGCATGCGGGACAAGATCGGGGATCTAAGCCAGGTGGAAAGCATCGTGCTGCACACCAGCCACCACACCCACTACGTGATCGGCACCGGCTCGAATGATCCGCAGAAGTTCGATCCAAAGGCTTCGCGCGAGACGCTGGACCACTCCGTGATGTACATCTTCGCCGTCGCTCTCGAAGACGGCGAGTGGCACCACGAGCGCTCCTACGCCCCCGAGCGCGCCCAGCGCCCGGAGACCGTGGAGCTGTGGCACAAGATCTCCACCGTGGAGGATCCGGAGTGGACCCGCCGCTACCACTCCACCGACCCGGCCGAAAAGGCCTTCGGCTGCAAGGCGGTGGTCACCCTGCGCGACGGCACCGAGATCGTCGATGAGCTGGCCGTGGCCGACGCTCACCCGCTGGGCGCCCGCCCCTTCGGCCGCGCCGATTACATCAACAAGTTCCGCACTCTGGCCGAGGGGGTGGTGGACGAAGCAGAACAGGATCGCTTCCTCGCAGTGGCTGAGGCCACCGCGGACCTGGCGCCCGGCGAGCTCGGCCAACTGAACCTCGTGGTCAGCGACGACGTGCTGGCGCGCGCACCGCAGATCCCCGGCGGCATCTTCTAA